From a region of the Methylomonas rapida genome:
- a CDS encoding RecQ family ATP-dependent DNA helicase — MDWQGFFKRCCSLDIETNENGEIFALAARFNNQVFQRSAPFSLNQVLRELDAFARHADLLLGHNLLGHDLPVCKSLSPDLSYLQKPVVDTLFLSPLAFPENPYHRLVKDYKLVRDGLNDPLLDAKLAESLLQDQWLALAAQPKDLLSFYHYAFSGADQYTGLRECLRALGALDINASQAFDLFKALCRGQVCETAFHKVILSYLPDPRKRPALAYCLAWLRVAGGNSVLPPWVRQTFHDVAPALRQLRDIPCGKPGCSYCQEVHDPVAQLTRYFGFPAFRNEPPAADGGSLQQQIVQAAMADTPLFAVLPTGGGKSLCFQLPALVRYQRRGVLTIVISPLQALMKDQVDNLRNKTGSPSAAALYGMLTPPERGEVLKAIQMGDIAILYVSPEQLRNSGFRKSIAQREIGCWVFDEAHCLSKWGHDFRPDYLYAARFIQEFAAEQNAIVPPVQCFTATAKQDVRDEIIDYFRAYLAQELAVFEGGVERNNLQFEVQTIGSNEKYARIQQLLSERLDQTEGSAIVYCSTQKNTEDVAEFLSQQNWQAAAFHAGKDAAEKRHIQESFIDGSIRVIAATNAFGMGIDKDNVRLVIHADIPGSLENYLQEAGRAGRDREAAECVLLFDEHDIETQFKLSAASQIDQRDIAQILRGLRRSKKDKNGNVVITSGEILQDDNIETSFDSDDRNAATKIITAVSWLERAGFIERNENRTQVFQGRPLVKDLDEAKGKIEKLGLSQRQQKRWLAILEQLFNADSDEGFSADELALLGEFAATDQDKPGETASQRVIRTLYDMTAQGLIQQNLLLTAFVRYKIADSSLLRLEKICPLERAMIEAMREQAPDAASNDWQLLSLRHVNQHLLDHGHSLSNPEVLRLLLNSLARDGLGLAGNKGSLTLRHRGLDQYAVKLNRGWPALIATAEKRQAIAKIALDRILANIPEDTKAGADLLVEFSAEQLMAALKQDLVAASEVKDHLAAVERALNFLHEQKIITLQQGLAVFRQAMTIRVLPEAKTRRYNKGDYQPLSQHYGERVFQIHVMNEYARRGLEKIGQALAFVVAYFAMDKTEFVKRYFADRREILERATSQQSFQRIVSDLQNPEQIALVAGAEDRNTLILAGPGSGKTRVVVHRCAYLLRVKRVPARSMLILCFNRNAATELRKRLSDLVGDDAKGVTIQTYHGLALRLTGHALSNAGEQSELTFANIIENAIKLLLGEQSLLGLEADESRDRLLAGYRYILVDEYQDIDEQQYRLISAIAGRTADDDAKLTILAVGDDDQNIYQFRGANVGFIKQFQSDYQAELHYLLENYRSSAHIIAAANALIAHNRDRMKQQQPIRINRQRKNLEAGGRWHHLDTLARGRVQQIEVANESIQALNVAHELQRLRQLDPSLDWSQCAILAREWRLLNPIRAELERQGIPPSIMLPNTANPSPFRIRENADLLQALKQAGNTLNSASYWLDYLTDQYPADSENTWAKQLQNLLQDWQRETADAEVSNRQTLEYLCETLAEQRRERRWGNGVLLSTVHAVKGMEFAHVMVVDGGWTRQDLEEQRRLLYVAMTRARETLCLMRRLDWHNPFLPEIQGDYLLVRTAPILTPQAVELDLVYHIMSLQELDLGYAGSFDPQHSIHRQLTNLRPGDELTLTNQHGKLSLQAQGETIARLSRAAHAIWQERLPHIKRITVIALLKRHHEDGNVEYHGRSKVDEWEVPLVEVVWKQSQTLLHRL; from the coding sequence ATGGACTGGCAAGGCTTTTTCAAGCGCTGTTGCAGCCTGGATATTGAAACCAACGAAAACGGCGAAATCTTCGCGCTCGCCGCCCGCTTCAACAATCAAGTCTTTCAACGCAGCGCCCCTTTTTCGCTGAACCAGGTTCTACGCGAACTGGATGCTTTCGCGCGACATGCCGACCTTTTGCTCGGCCACAACCTGTTGGGTCACGATTTGCCGGTGTGCAAGTCTTTATCACCCGATCTGTCTTATCTGCAAAAACCCGTTGTAGATACCTTGTTTCTGTCGCCTTTGGCCTTTCCGGAAAATCCCTACCATCGCCTGGTCAAGGATTACAAACTGGTACGCGACGGCCTGAACGATCCGTTGCTGGATGCCAAGCTGGCCGAATCGCTATTGCAAGATCAATGGCTTGCATTGGCCGCACAGCCCAAAGATTTACTGTCGTTTTATCACTATGCCTTTTCCGGCGCAGACCAATACACGGGACTCAGGGAATGTTTGCGAGCACTCGGCGCCCTGGACATCAATGCCTCGCAGGCCTTCGATTTGTTCAAGGCCCTGTGCCGGGGCCAAGTTTGCGAGACGGCCTTCCACAAGGTCATCCTGTCCTATCTGCCCGACCCGCGCAAACGCCCTGCCTTGGCCTATTGCCTGGCCTGGTTGCGGGTAGCCGGCGGCAATTCCGTTTTACCTCCCTGGGTACGCCAGACTTTTCATGATGTTGCCCCGGCCCTGCGCCAACTGCGTGACATCCCGTGCGGCAAACCCGGTTGCAGCTATTGCCAGGAAGTTCACGACCCTGTGGCGCAATTGACCCGCTATTTCGGCTTCCCAGCCTTCAGAAACGAGCCACCAGCCGCCGACGGCGGCAGCTTGCAGCAACAAATCGTGCAAGCGGCGATGGCCGATACGCCATTGTTCGCCGTGCTGCCGACGGGTGGCGGCAAATCCTTGTGTTTTCAATTACCAGCCCTGGTGCGTTATCAACGGCGCGGGGTACTGACCATTGTCATTTCCCCGTTGCAGGCCTTGATGAAAGATCAGGTCGATAACCTGCGCAACAAAACCGGCTCCCCCAGCGCAGCAGCCCTTTACGGCATGCTGACGCCGCCTGAACGCGGTGAGGTGTTAAAGGCGATACAAATGGGCGACATCGCCATACTGTATGTATCGCCGGAACAGTTACGCAATTCTGGCTTCCGTAAGTCCATCGCCCAACGCGAAATCGGCTGCTGGGTGTTCGACGAGGCCCATTGCCTGTCCAAATGGGGCCACGATTTCCGCCCGGATTATCTGTACGCGGCCCGCTTCATCCAGGAATTCGCCGCCGAGCAAAACGCCATAGTGCCACCCGTGCAATGCTTCACCGCCACCGCTAAACAGGATGTCAGGGACGAAATCATCGACTATTTCCGCGCCTATCTGGCCCAGGAACTGGCGGTATTCGAGGGCGGTGTCGAACGCAACAATCTGCAATTCGAAGTGCAAACCATCGGCAGCAACGAAAAATACGCGCGCATTCAGCAATTGCTCAGCGAGCGCCTGGATCAAACCGAAGGCAGCGCCATCGTCTACTGCTCCACCCAGAAGAACACCGAAGACGTTGCAGAATTCTTATCCCAACAAAACTGGCAGGCGGCGGCGTTTCATGCCGGCAAGGATGCCGCCGAAAAGCGTCATATCCAGGAAAGCTTCATCGACGGCAGCATACGCGTGATCGCCGCCACCAATGCCTTTGGCATGGGCATAGACAAGGACAACGTACGCCTGGTGATACACGCCGACATCCCCGGCTCTCTGGAAAACTATTTGCAGGAAGCCGGCCGGGCCGGACGCGACCGGGAAGCTGCCGAATGCGTGTTGCTGTTTGATGAACACGACATCGAAACCCAGTTCAAGCTGTCGGCCGCCTCGCAAATCGATCAGCGCGACATCGCCCAAATTTTGCGGGGCCTGCGCCGCAGCAAGAAGGATAAAAACGGCAACGTGGTGATCACCAGTGGTGAAATCCTGCAGGATGACAACATCGAAACTTCATTCGACAGTGACGATCGCAACGCCGCCACCAAGATCATCACCGCCGTATCCTGGCTGGAACGGGCCGGTTTCATCGAACGCAACGAAAACCGCACCCAGGTGTTTCAAGGCCGGCCACTGGTTAAAGACCTGGACGAAGCCAAAGGCAAAATCGAGAAACTGGGGCTGTCGCAGCGCCAGCAAAAACGCTGGCTGGCGATCCTGGAGCAACTGTTCAACGCAGACAGCGACGAAGGCTTCAGTGCCGACGAACTGGCCTTGCTGGGTGAATTTGCCGCCACCGACCAAGACAAGCCCGGGGAGACCGCCAGCCAGCGCGTGATCCGCACCCTGTACGACATGACCGCCCAAGGCCTGATCCAGCAAAACCTGCTGTTGACCGCCTTCGTGCGCTACAAGATCGCCGATTCATCGTTACTCAGGCTGGAAAAAATCTGCCCACTGGAACGGGCCATGATAGAGGCCATGCGGGAGCAAGCCCCGGACGCAGCTTCCAATGACTGGCAGCTGCTGTCGCTGCGCCATGTCAACCAGCATCTGCTGGATCACGGCCATAGCCTCAGCAACCCGGAAGTGCTGCGCTTGTTGTTGAACAGTCTGGCTCGCGACGGCCTGGGACTGGCCGGCAACAAAGGCAGTCTAACCCTGCGCCATCGCGGCCTGGACCAATATGCCGTCAAGCTGAACCGCGGCTGGCCTGCCCTGATTGCCACCGCCGAAAAGCGCCAGGCCATCGCCAAGATCGCGCTGGATCGTATCCTCGCCAACATCCCTGAAGACACCAAAGCCGGCGCCGATCTGCTGGTGGAGTTTTCCGCGGAGCAGTTGATGGCCGCGTTGAAGCAGGATTTGGTCGCGGCTAGCGAAGTCAAGGATCATCTGGCCGCCGTGGAACGGGCGCTGAATTTTCTGCACGAACAAAAAATCATCACGCTGCAACAAGGCTTGGCGGTATTCCGGCAAGCCATGACGATACGGGTATTGCCGGAAGCCAAAACCCGCCGCTATAACAAGGGCGATTATCAGCCATTGTCTCAGCATTACGGCGAACGGGTGTTTCAAATCCATGTAATGAACGAATACGCCCGCCGCGGCCTGGAAAAAATCGGTCAGGCGCTGGCCTTTGTGGTGGCTTATTTCGCGATGGACAAGACCGAATTCGTCAAACGTTATTTCGCCGATCGCCGCGAAATACTCGAGCGCGCGACCAGCCAGCAATCGTTTCAGCGCATCGTCTCCGACCTGCAAAATCCGGAACAAATCGCGCTTGTGGCCGGCGCCGAAGACCGCAATACCCTGATCCTGGCGGGCCCCGGTTCAGGCAAGACGCGAGTCGTGGTGCATCGCTGTGCTTACCTGCTGCGCGTCAAACGCGTACCGGCCCGCAGCATGCTGATCTTATGTTTCAACCGCAACGCCGCCACCGAATTGCGCAAACGCTTGAGCGATCTGGTTGGCGACGACGCCAAGGGCGTCACCATACAGACGTATCACGGTCTGGCCTTGCGCTTGACTGGTCACGCCTTGAGTAACGCCGGCGAGCAGAGCGAACTGACATTCGCCAACATCATCGAAAACGCCATCAAGTTATTGCTGGGCGAACAATCGCTACTGGGACTGGAAGCCGACGAAAGCCGCGATCGCCTGCTGGCCGGCTACCGCTATATCCTGGTCGATGAATATCAGGACATCGATGAGCAACAATACCGGCTGATTTCCGCCATCGCCGGACGCACCGCCGACGATGACGCCAAGCTGACGATACTGGCCGTGGGCGACGATGATCAAAACATCTATCAGTTTCGCGGCGCCAACGTCGGTTTCATCAAGCAATTTCAAAGTGATTACCAGGCCGAGTTGCATTATCTGCTGGAGAACTACCGTTCCAGCGCCCACATCATCGCCGCCGCCAATGCCCTGATCGCCCACAACCGCGATCGCATGAAGCAGCAACAGCCTATCCGCATCAATCGCCAACGTAAAAACCTGGAAGCTGGCGGCCGCTGGCACCATCTGGATACTTTAGCGCGCGGTAGGGTACAACAAATCGAAGTGGCCAACGAATCCATTCAAGCCCTGAATGTGGCGCATGAACTACAGCGCCTGCGGCAATTGGACCCTAGCTTGGACTGGTCGCAATGCGCGATTCTAGCCCGAGAATGGCGCTTGCTGAACCCGATTCGGGCGGAACTGGAACGGCAAGGCATTCCGCCCAGCATCATGCTGCCGAACACTGCCAATCCCAGCCCATTCCGCATCCGCGAGAACGCCGATCTGCTGCAGGCTCTAAAACAGGCCGGCAATACGTTGAATTCGGCCTCGTACTGGCTGGATTATCTGACCGATCAATATCCAGCCGATAGCGAAAATACCTGGGCCAAACAATTACAAAACCTGTTGCAAGACTGGCAACGGGAAACCGCCGACGCCGAAGTCAGCAACCGGCAAACCCTGGAATACCTCTGCGAAACCCTGGCCGAACAGCGCCGGGAACGGCGATGGGGTAACGGTGTATTACTCAGCACCGTACACGCCGTCAAGGGCATGGAGTTTGCGCACGTAATGGTCGTGGACGGCGGCTGGACCAGGCAGGATTTGGAAGAACAACGCCGTCTACTCTATGTCGCCATGACCCGGGCCAGGGAAACCTTATGCCTGATGCGTCGCCTGGATTGGCACAACCCGTTTTTGCCTGAAATCCAAGGCGATTACTTGCTAGTCAGAACCGCCCCCATACTAACGCCACAAGCGGTGGAGCTTGATCTGGTTTACCACATCATGAGCCTGCAGGAGCTGGATCTCGGCTATGCCGGCAGCTTTGACCCGCAGCACTCCATTCATCGCCAATTGACAAACTTGCGCCCTGGCGACGAGCTGACCCTGACTAACCAACACGGTAAATTGAGTTTGCAGGCCCAAGGGGAGACTATCGCGCGCCTGTCCCGTGCAGCCCACGCCATCTGGCAAGAGCGATTGCCTCACATAAAACGCATCACTGTCATCGCCCTGCTCAAACGCCATCACGAAGACGGCAACGTCGAATATCACGGTCGTAGCAAGGTCGATGAGTGGGAAGTACCATTGGTCGAAGTGGTTTGGAAACAAAGCCAGACCCTTTTACATCGTCTCTAG
- the rpe gene encoding ribulose-phosphate 3-epimerase, with the protein MADLIAPSILSADFARLGEEVDNVLKAGADIVHFDVMDNHFVPNLTIGPLVCEALRKHGVTAPIDVHLMVDPVDRIIPDFAKAGATYITFHPEASRHIDRSLQMIRDHGCKSGLVFNPATPLSYLEHVLDKVDMILLMSVNPGFGGQSFLPSALPKLRQARQIIDDSGFDIRLEIDGGVNTANIREIKAAGADTFVAGSAIFGKPDYKAVIDEMRAEMAKA; encoded by the coding sequence ATGGCTGACTTGATTGCACCTTCCATTCTATCCGCCGACTTCGCTCGCCTGGGCGAAGAAGTAGACAACGTTTTAAAAGCCGGCGCGGACATCGTGCATTTTGATGTTATGGACAACCATTTTGTGCCTAACCTGACCATTGGTCCTCTGGTTTGCGAAGCCCTGCGCAAGCACGGTGTCACCGCGCCGATCGACGTACATTTGATGGTAGACCCCGTCGATCGCATCATCCCGGATTTCGCCAAAGCCGGCGCCACTTACATCACTTTCCACCCGGAAGCGTCCAGACACATCGACCGCTCGCTGCAAATGATCCGCGACCACGGCTGCAAATCCGGCTTGGTATTCAACCCGGCTACACCGCTGTCTTATCTGGAACACGTCCTGGACAAAGTGGACATGATTCTGTTGATGTCGGTCAACCCCGGCTTCGGCGGCCAATCCTTCCTGCCGTCCGCATTGCCAAAACTGCGTCAAGCCAGACAAATCATCGATGACAGCGGTTTCGACATTCGCCTGGAAATCGACGGTGGCGTCAACACCGCCAACATCCGTGAGATCAAAGCCGCCGGCGCCGACACCTTCGTCGCGGGCTCCGCAATCTTCGGCAAACCCGATTACAAAGCCGTCATCGACGAAATGCGCGCGGAAATGGCCAAGGCCTGA
- a CDS encoding inositol monophosphatase family protein, whose translation MPITLDQLEKIVRAAGDVAMTYFNDIDNLAINKKSARDLVTDADVAVENYLKQALTEQCPEYGFWGEESGQTDNQKQRWIVDPIDGTHSFSKGQYYWSVSVALEIDGELVMGAVYGPALDDYYCAEKGKGAWKNGKPIKVSGETSLADSMVATGFACLRQYLKDNNLERFGRIAQATTGQRRQGSAAFDLCMVADGQVDAYWEQELNLYDVAAGALIVREAGGTITDFKGNPGVFPKQILATNGKLLDQILPLM comes from the coding sequence ATGCCTATTACGCTAGACCAACTGGAAAAAATCGTCCGTGCCGCGGGTGACGTGGCGATGACTTACTTCAATGACATCGACAATCTTGCGATCAACAAGAAAAGCGCGCGCGATTTGGTGACCGACGCCGACGTGGCCGTGGAAAACTATTTGAAGCAGGCGCTCACCGAGCAATGTCCGGAATACGGTTTCTGGGGCGAAGAAAGCGGGCAAACCGATAATCAAAAACAGCGCTGGATCGTCGATCCTATCGATGGCACGCATTCCTTTTCCAAGGGTCAATATTACTGGAGTGTCAGCGTGGCACTGGAAATCGACGGTGAATTGGTCATGGGCGCCGTTTATGGACCGGCGCTGGACGATTATTATTGCGCCGAAAAAGGCAAAGGCGCCTGGAAAAACGGCAAGCCCATCAAGGTGTCAGGCGAAACCAGCCTGGCCGATAGCATGGTGGCTACCGGGTTTGCCTGCTTGCGGCAATATCTTAAGGACAATAACCTGGAACGTTTCGGCCGCATCGCCCAAGCCACTACCGGGCAGCGCCGGCAAGGGTCGGCCGCGTTTGATCTATGCATGGTGGCCGATGGTCAGGTCGATGCGTATTGGGAGCAGGAACTGAATCTGTATGACGTCGCCGCTGGTGCTTTGATTGTTCGGGAAGCGGGCGGAACCATCACCGATTTCAAAGGCAACCCCGGCGTATTCCCCAAGCAGATTCTGGCCACCAACGGCAAGCTCCTGGATCAGATTCTGCCGCTGATGTGA
- a CDS encoding response regulator → MLNNILVIDDDPAVRGAFKLILEEEGYCVHEAESGAQGLEMVAAQRPDLIFLDLRMPGLDGVETLRRLKNLDETLNVYIVTAFATEFMDQLKAAHEEGLTFELASKPLSASQIRNIAQIVHASKMQEAHRASHHKLVLTLYVVSLNKETRRLVEQISAILAGIYEPGHWVFDVVEVLGMPEKALEKEIFATPMLVRDIPKPVLKLLGDLSRMSSVMAAITTQSDSSGVQTIII, encoded by the coding sequence GCGGTTCGCGGCGCATTCAAACTCATTCTGGAGGAAGAAGGTTATTGCGTGCACGAAGCGGAAAGCGGCGCTCAGGGACTCGAGATGGTCGCAGCCCAACGTCCGGACTTGATATTTCTGGATCTGCGCATGCCCGGCCTGGACGGCGTCGAAACACTGCGCCGCCTGAAGAACTTGGACGAGACGCTAAACGTTTACATCGTTACTGCCTTCGCGACCGAATTCATGGATCAACTGAAAGCGGCACACGAAGAAGGCCTGACGTTTGAGCTGGCCAGCAAACCGTTGTCCGCCTCGCAAATTCGCAACATCGCCCAAATCGTGCATGCATCCAAGATGCAGGAAGCACACCGCGCCTCGCATCACAAGCTAGTGTTGACCCTGTATGTGGTCTCGCTGAACAAGGAAACCCGGCGGTTGGTCGAGCAAATCAGCGCGATACTGGCCGGTATTTACGAACCCGGCCATTGGGTGTTCGATGTCGTCGAAGTATTGGGTATGCCGGAAAAAGCGCTGGAAAAGGAAATTTTTGCCACGCCGATGCTGGTGCGCGACATTCCAAAACCCGTATTGAAACTATTGGGCGATTTGTCGCGCATGTCGTCCGTCATGGCCGCCATTACCACTCAATCGGACAGCTCGGGCGTACAAACCATTATCATTTGA
- a CDS encoding Rho-binding antiterminator, which translates to MSNCSVACDLHDFIEIACMYHYQVKLTLKDQTSIEGKAIDTLIGCDKREYLVIDTGQKQQIELNQLRKLQVLTPKAQFTEVSF; encoded by the coding sequence ATGAGTAACTGTTCCGTAGCCTGCGATTTGCACGATTTCATCGAAATCGCCTGCATGTATCACTACCAGGTCAAACTCACCCTAAAAGATCAGACGAGCATCGAAGGCAAGGCCATCGACACCTTGATCGGCTGCGACAAACGGGAATACCTGGTCATCGACACCGGTCAAAAACAGCAAATCGAATTGAATCAGCTGAGAAAATTGCAGGTGTTGACGCCCAAGGCGCAGTTTACGGAGGTATCATTCTGA
- a CDS encoding sensor domain-containing protein codes for MTDTRKRLSQILDTITDGILVVDHQGIVLYANHATERLLEREGIIGQTLAIPITTRNHEPQDINLIRRSGFAWAEMRSEPFDWEGTPAYVIGLRDITARKHTEIALQQSEALFQTLARLAPVGIFKTDLSGRYEYVNKRWREISGAHVADVSDEVWQQALFADDRQRVIQEWQHAILYRTAFSSQFRFQHANGPIRWVIGRAIPEYDKREQLLGYVGTITDITDIKRNEEHLRQAAAVFETTREGVMITDAHCIIQRVNRAFCEITGYSSEETVGQTPKLLRSGRHSHEFYTAMWSEISRSGHWQGEIWNRRKNGEIYPELLSISTVTNQAGEISNYVGVFADITKLKASEKELEFLAHHDPLTKLPNRMLLMSRLQHSLDTVKRKHDNGHQIAVLMLDLDRFKDVNDSFGHNAGDDLLQMVAERLRKRLRESDTICRLGGDEFVILLEELTQPESAARIAEDVINTLSESWTLSSGHEVRIGVSIGIALYPNHGTTAAELVQHADTALYQAKGDGRNCFKYFSEELTLAARERIKTEFHLRQALERGELSLFYQPQFRVTDGKIIGAEALIRWRTADGEMIPPLRFIPIAEETGLITVIGNWVIETTCSQGKEWLNAGLPPLRLAVNLSSKQFLHSDICEVIEKTLAKTGFPAHLLELELTESILMKREKEAIDILNRLHELGVHLAIDDFGTGYSSLAYLKSFPLDVLKIDKSFIEDIPRHSDDMEITATIIAMAKNLRMRVVAEGVESPEQMTFLQKHQCDLYQGYYSSPPLPAAEFAYFYAQHCTDKQA; via the coding sequence ATGACCGATACCCGGAAACGACTCAGCCAAATCCTGGATACCATCACCGACGGTATCTTGGTGGTCGACCACCAAGGTATCGTGCTGTACGCTAACCATGCCACGGAACGCTTACTGGAACGGGAAGGCATCATCGGACAAACCCTCGCCATTCCGATTACGACCCGCAACCACGAACCGCAGGACATCAACCTGATTCGCCGTAGCGGCTTTGCCTGGGCCGAAATGCGCTCGGAGCCGTTCGATTGGGAAGGAACCCCGGCGTATGTTATCGGCCTGCGCGACATCACCGCCCGCAAACACACCGAAATCGCGCTGCAGCAAAGCGAGGCCTTGTTTCAAACGCTCGCCCGGTTGGCCCCCGTCGGCATTTTCAAGACCGACTTATCCGGACGTTACGAATATGTCAATAAACGCTGGCGCGAAATTAGCGGCGCGCATGTCGCCGATGTCTCCGACGAAGTCTGGCAACAGGCGCTTTTTGCCGACGACAGGCAACGGGTAATACAGGAGTGGCAACACGCCATCCTGTATCGCACGGCGTTTAGCAGTCAATTTCGCTTTCAACATGCCAACGGCCCGATCAGATGGGTCATCGGCCGCGCGATACCCGAGTATGACAAGCGCGAGCAATTGCTCGGATACGTAGGCACCATCACCGACATCACCGACATCAAGCGCAACGAGGAACATTTGCGTCAGGCCGCCGCGGTTTTCGAAACCACCCGCGAAGGCGTCATGATCACCGACGCGCATTGCATCATTCAACGCGTCAATCGGGCATTTTGTGAGATCACAGGCTACAGTTCGGAGGAAACCGTCGGTCAAACCCCCAAACTGTTACGATCGGGGCGACATTCGCACGAGTTTTACACGGCCATGTGGTCGGAGATTTCTCGGAGCGGTCACTGGCAAGGCGAAATCTGGAACCGGCGCAAAAATGGCGAAATTTATCCCGAGCTGCTCAGTATCAGCACCGTCACCAACCAGGCGGGCGAAATCAGCAATTACGTGGGCGTATTTGCCGACATCACCAAGCTGAAGGCCTCGGAAAAGGAACTGGAATTCCTGGCCCATCACGACCCGCTGACCAAGCTGCCCAACCGCATGCTGTTGATGTCGAGGCTGCAACACAGCCTGGACACCGTCAAACGCAAACACGACAACGGCCACCAAATCGCGGTGCTCATGCTGGACTTGGACAGGTTCAAGGACGTCAACGACAGCTTTGGTCATAACGCCGGCGACGACTTGTTGCAAATGGTGGCGGAGCGCCTGCGCAAACGCTTACGCGAGAGCGATACGATCTGTCGCCTCGGTGGCGATGAATTCGTGATCCTGCTGGAAGAGCTGACGCAACCGGAATCCGCCGCCCGCATCGCCGAGGACGTCATCAACACATTGAGCGAATCCTGGACGCTGTCCAGCGGCCATGAAGTGAGGATAGGCGTCAGCATCGGCATCGCCCTCTACCCCAATCATGGCACCACCGCCGCCGAACTGGTGCAGCATGCCGATACCGCGCTGTACCAGGCCAAGGGCGACGGACGCAATTGCTTCAAATACTTTTCCGAAGAACTCACCCTGGCCGCGCGCGAGCGCATCAAGACCGAGTTCCACTTACGCCAAGCCCTGGAACGAGGAGAATTGAGCCTGTTTTATCAGCCTCAATTCCGGGTAACGGACGGCAAGATAATCGGCGCGGAGGCGCTGATACGTTGGCGAACCGCCGACGGCGAGATGATACCGCCGCTACGCTTCATCCCGATTGCGGAAGAAACCGGCCTGATTACCGTGATCGGCAACTGGGTGATAGAAACCACCTGCAGCCAGGGCAAGGAATGGCTGAATGCTGGCTTGCCGCCGTTGCGGCTGGCCGTCAATCTCTCATCCAAACAGTTTCTGCATAGCGACATCTGCGAGGTCATCGAAAAAACATTGGCAAAAACCGGTTTTCCGGCCCATTTGCTGGAACTGGAGCTGACCGAAAGCATATTGATGAAAAGGGAAAAGGAAGCCATCGACATATTGAACCGCCTGCATGAATTGGGCGTCCATCTCGCCATAGACGATTTCGGCACCGGTTACTCGTCGCTGGCCTATCTGAAATCCTTCCCGCTGGATGTTTTGAAAATCGACAAAAGCTTCATCGAAGACATCCCAAGGCACAGCGACGACATGGAAATTACCGCCACCATCATCGCGATGGCGAAGAATCTGCGCATGCGGGTCGTGGCCGAAGGCGTGGAATCCCCCGAACAAATGACTTTTTTGCAAAAGCATCAATGCGACTTGTATCAGGGCTATTACAGCAGCCCGCCTTTACCGGCCGCCGAGTTTGCATACTTTTACGCGCAACATTGCACCGACAAACAGGCTTGA